A single genomic interval of Rubripirellula reticaptiva harbors:
- a CDS encoding UvrB/UvrC motif-containing protein, with protein MKRKKHLDDLLSTWKFDPATLNVRMVKGKDDRDLIQMRVDMGVLQFETTGRPDGGEVHGHETVLEWLLQKQLDDPSYILNEDECNEVDREFMQFYHRRICWLRLEFYARAVMDADHTLRLMDVTNQMSPEEEWTQTHEQYRPFVLFHRTQADALGELEDDTAEEAVQAINRGLETMRNFFTKYDAEEHFDSDELVVRLVELRESLRTEYEVGQTLNEKLEAAVAGEQYELAARLRDELTQRELNP; from the coding sequence ATGAAACGAAAAAAACACCTCGATGACCTTTTGTCGACTTGGAAGTTTGATCCGGCGACGCTGAATGTTCGCATGGTCAAAGGAAAAGACGATCGCGACTTGATCCAAATGCGGGTCGATATGGGCGTGTTGCAGTTTGAAACCACTGGTCGCCCTGATGGCGGCGAAGTCCACGGTCACGAAACGGTACTGGAATGGTTGCTGCAAAAGCAATTGGATGACCCTTCGTACATATTGAACGAAGACGAATGTAATGAAGTCGATCGTGAGTTCATGCAGTTCTATCACCGTCGAATTTGTTGGTTGCGATTGGAGTTCTACGCTCGTGCGGTAATGGACGCCGATCACACGCTGCGATTGATGGATGTGACGAACCAAATGAGTCCCGAGGAAGAGTGGACTCAAACGCACGAGCAGTATCGACCGTTCGTTTTGTTCCATCGGACTCAGGCTGATGCGCTTGGTGAACTAGAGGACGATACGGCCGAAGAAGCCGTTCAAGCAATCAATCGCGGATTGGAAACGATGCGCAATTTCTTTACCAAGTATGACGCCGAAGAACATTTTGATTCGGACGAGTTGGTCGTGCGACTAGTCGAGCTTCGCGAGTCCTTGCGAACCGAGTACGAGGTTGGGCAAACGCTGAACGAAAAACTGGAAGCCGCAGTCGCTGGCGAACAGTACGAGTTGGCGGCAAGACTGCGAGATGAGCTGACGCAGCGCGAACTGAATCCATAG
- a CDS encoding sensor histidine kinase, which produces MPLIAAAPLGSSKWLLHLRSFAVAGQLATILATQFLTAIPLPYTALIALVGLTAITNVVYAWWLSRQGHEDAFVRIDSPNSPISSDPSHDSGHDSGLRHSVALALMLLDLLTLTAMLHLSGGVGNPFCFFYFVNLAVGGVMIRPPAAWSLTATAIVGYVFLLFISKRIDGVGSDTAVGVGLNSIGLMLAFSACASVVIYFVTRTAGQLKQREQQLLRAQADQAASHRLEGLTTLAAGAAHELATPLSTIDVIVRELSRHLEACEKPKSVDTDLRLIDEQLEMCRQILQRMRSAAGDSMTPHWDRTTVGELIDTVLEGIRDPHRVDVTDGTDAVEETPLWVPQEAVAQAVRNLIHNGLDASGADGRVRLESKLMGEILQLSVIDSGSGMTVEVLDRASDPFFTTKDPGRGIGLGLFLTRNVISQLGGELQFHSQPGSGTQVIVRIPLDNPRREYDLPRNYDLPTSDEAVNGVQKRPV; this is translated from the coding sequence ATTCCGTTGATCGCGGCGGCACCTTTAGGGTCGTCGAAGTGGTTACTGCATTTGCGTTCGTTTGCGGTCGCCGGGCAATTGGCGACCATCTTGGCGACTCAGTTCTTGACCGCCATACCCCTGCCCTACACGGCGCTGATCGCTTTGGTTGGTTTGACGGCGATTACCAATGTCGTCTACGCATGGTGGCTAAGTCGTCAGGGGCACGAAGATGCGTTCGTACGAATTGACTCGCCAAATTCGCCCATCTCGTCGGACCCGAGTCATGATTCGGGGCACGATTCTGGACTTCGTCACAGTGTGGCGCTGGCGTTGATGCTGTTGGATCTTTTAACATTGACCGCGATGTTGCATTTAAGCGGCGGCGTGGGCAATCCGTTTTGCTTCTTTTACTTTGTCAACTTGGCGGTTGGCGGGGTCATGATTCGGCCGCCGGCGGCTTGGAGTTTGACGGCGACGGCAATCGTCGGATACGTGTTCTTGCTGTTCATTTCGAAGCGGATCGACGGCGTCGGCAGCGATACCGCCGTGGGTGTCGGTTTGAATTCGATTGGTTTGATGCTGGCGTTTTCTGCCTGTGCATCGGTGGTGATCTATTTTGTGACTCGCACGGCAGGTCAGTTGAAGCAGCGCGAGCAACAGTTGCTGCGCGCCCAGGCGGATCAGGCCGCCAGCCATCGGTTGGAAGGTTTGACGACGTTGGCGGCTGGCGCTGCGCATGAACTGGCAACGCCTTTGTCGACCATTGATGTGATCGTTCGTGAATTGTCGCGACATTTGGAAGCCTGCGAAAAACCGAAATCCGTCGACACTGATTTGCGTTTGATCGACGAACAACTGGAAATGTGTCGGCAGATTTTGCAGCGGATGCGATCAGCGGCTGGCGATTCGATGACACCTCATTGGGATCGAACGACGGTGGGTGAATTGATCGATACGGTGCTGGAGGGAATTCGCGATCCGCACCGTGTCGACGTGACCGACGGAACCGATGCCGTCGAAGAGACGCCACTGTGGGTGCCTCAAGAGGCCGTTGCGCAGGCCGTTCGGAATTTGATTCACAACGGGCTCGATGCCAGCGGAGCCGATGGCCGGGTGCGGTTAGAGTCGAAGTTGATGGGCGAGATTCTGCAGTTGTCGGTGATCGATTCTGGTAGTGGGATGACCGTTGAAGTGCTCGATCGAGCGTCAGATCCATTTTTCACCACCAAGGACCCTGGCCGCGGCATCGGGTTGGGGCTGTTTCTGACCCGCAACGTTATTTCACAGTTGGGAGGTGAATTGCAGTTTCATTCCCAGCCGGGTTCGGGGACACAAGTGATCGTGCGGATTCCGCTTGATAACCCACGTCGCGAATACGATTTGCCGCGAAACTATGATTTGCCGACTAGCGATGAAGCCGTCAACGGAGTTCAAAAACGACCGGTTTGA
- the folE gene encoding GTP cyclohydrolase I FolE, with translation MHESATETPSNGSSDHRFFADPNEPRNDSVDLKAIEAAVRVILGAVGEDPDREGLLETPARVARMYAEMFAGLKSDPGRHLAKVFTENYDEIVLVRDISFCSMCEHHLLPFTGKAHIAYLPSGKVVGLSKLARVVEEVARRPQVQERLTQTVADLIEDRLSARGVAVVVESTHSCMTMRGVRKPGSLCLTSAMRGAFRDDPMSRAEVLGLINRVG, from the coding sequence GTGCACGAATCTGCAACCGAAACGCCCTCCAACGGAAGCTCTGACCACCGTTTTTTTGCGGACCCGAATGAGCCCCGTAATGATTCGGTTGATTTAAAAGCGATCGAAGCCGCGGTACGGGTCATTTTGGGTGCGGTTGGCGAAGATCCCGACCGCGAAGGACTGCTTGAAACGCCGGCCAGAGTCGCACGTATGTACGCGGAGATGTTCGCGGGCCTGAAAAGCGATCCTGGCCGACACTTAGCCAAGGTCTTCACCGAAAATTACGACGAAATCGTCCTGGTTCGCGATATCAGCTTCTGCAGCATGTGCGAACACCACCTGTTGCCATTTACCGGTAAGGCACACATTGCTTATTTGCCAAGCGGCAAAGTGGTTGGACTCAGCAAGCTTGCACGAGTCGTCGAAGAAGTCGCCCGTCGCCCGCAAGTCCAAGAACGATTGACGCAAACAGTCGCCGACCTAATCGAAGACCGCTTGTCGGCTCGCGGTGTCGCCGTAGTCGTTGAATCGACGCACAGTTGTATGACGATGCGGGGAGTCCGCAAACCGGGCAGCCTCTGTTTGACCAGCGCGATGCGAGGCGCATTCCGTGACGACCCAATGTCCCGCGCCGAAGTCTTAGGGCTGATCAATCGAGTCGGTTGA
- a CDS encoding outer membrane protein assembly factor BamB family protein, translating to MPSPYRIMLILGLCFVWAVCAHSQTPPEKTTHDWPRLLGENFDGQAATDAELQSSIDWTVPPTFQWSANVGLGYGLGAVSRGRYFHFDADDSNRSQPTERTTARDLQTGELIWTAAQPLVYRDLFGYEEGSRSSPTIDGEQLFTLGVAGRLACRNTSDGKLNWSVDTIQKYGVVQNFFGVGSSPLVIDDAVIVMIGGSPAADQDVAPMRLDRVSPNGSALVAFDRNDGQELWRCGNDLASYSSPRTMQIDGQTYVLLFARGGLMLVDPETGSVKWRYDHRAEILESVNAIVPVVDGDEVFISECYQVGSVLLKVTADSAEPIWIDPAGDRRRQAMRSHWATPVLADGFLYGCSGRNAPDSDLRCIDWKTGEVKWTDDRRTRSSTTRVGDHLIVLEERGEAQVIRTNSDRLDVVATWPLSRSDGERPALAYPCWSAPIVVDDLVMVRGDEHVVCLKLTTSE from the coding sequence ATGCCATCACCTTACCGCATAATGTTGATTTTGGGGCTCTGTTTTGTCTGGGCAGTTTGTGCGCATTCGCAGACTCCGCCCGAGAAAACCACCCACGACTGGCCTCGCTTGCTGGGCGAAAACTTCGACGGCCAAGCAGCCACCGACGCCGAACTGCAAAGCTCAATCGACTGGACTGTGCCGCCGACGTTCCAATGGTCCGCGAATGTGGGTTTAGGTTACGGACTTGGTGCGGTATCCCGTGGTCGGTACTTCCACTTTGATGCGGACGATTCCAATCGATCACAACCCACCGAACGCACAACCGCCCGTGACTTGCAAACCGGCGAATTGATTTGGACGGCCGCCCAACCGCTCGTCTATCGAGACCTGTTTGGGTACGAAGAAGGTTCGCGCAGTTCGCCCACGATCGATGGCGAACAGTTGTTTACATTAGGCGTGGCTGGCCGACTGGCTTGCCGAAACACTTCTGACGGCAAACTGAATTGGTCGGTCGATACGATCCAGAAATACGGAGTCGTGCAAAACTTCTTTGGTGTTGGATCGTCACCACTGGTGATTGATGACGCGGTGATCGTGATGATCGGCGGCAGCCCGGCCGCCGACCAAGACGTCGCGCCGATGCGATTGGACCGGGTCTCGCCCAATGGATCTGCGCTGGTGGCGTTTGACCGCAACGATGGTCAAGAGCTCTGGCGATGTGGCAATGACCTGGCAAGTTATAGCAGCCCGCGAACGATGCAAATCGACGGCCAGACCTACGTGCTGCTGTTCGCTCGTGGGGGTTTGATGTTGGTCGATCCGGAAACGGGCTCAGTGAAATGGCGATACGATCATCGCGCCGAAATCTTGGAGAGCGTCAATGCCATCGTACCGGTTGTCGACGGCGACGAAGTTTTCATTAGTGAGTGTTACCAGGTCGGCAGCGTGCTGTTAAAAGTCACCGCCGATTCTGCCGAACCGATTTGGATTGATCCCGCCGGTGACCGCAGACGCCAAGCGATGCGATCGCACTGGGCTACGCCCGTTCTGGCCGATGGTTTTCTTTACGGCTGCAGCGGCCGCAACGCACCCGACAGTGACCTGCGCTGCATCGACTGGAAAACTGGCGAGGTAAAATGGACCGACGACCGACGAACTCGATCGTCGACGACCCGAGTTGGCGACCATCTGATCGTACTGGAAGAACGCGGCGAAGCTCAGGTGATCCGCACGAACTCCGACCGCTTGGACGTGGTCGCGACCTGGCCGCTCAGCCGCTCCGACGGCGAACGACCGGCGCTGGCCTACCCATGCTGGTCAGCCCCCATCGTGGTGGACGACCTCGTCATGGTTCGGGGTGACGAGCACGTCGTTTGCCTAAAGCTGACGACATCAGAGTGA
- the arfB gene encoding alternative ribosome rescue aminoacyl-tRNA hydrolase ArfB encodes MPDLYVNHRLTISEKEIGITTARSSGPGGQNVNKVNSKVTMHWSPSACESLDPAWRRRFVARQSNRINREGQLVLHSDKYRDQVRNLADARQKLVDLLLECQDAPTPRKATRPSRASQRRRMDQKTRVSQKKRGRGGSWGNDS; translated from the coding sequence ATGCCCGATTTGTATGTCAACCATCGTTTGACGATATCCGAAAAAGAGATCGGCATCACAACGGCTCGTTCGAGCGGTCCAGGCGGTCAGAACGTCAATAAGGTGAATTCGAAGGTCACGATGCACTGGTCGCCATCGGCTTGCGAATCGCTGGATCCTGCTTGGCGGCGTCGTTTTGTCGCTCGCCAGTCCAATCGCATCAATCGTGAGGGCCAATTGGTGCTGCACAGCGACAAGTATCGGGATCAGGTCCGAAATTTAGCCGATGCACGTCAAAAACTGGTCGACTTATTGCTCGAATGCCAAGATGCCCCGACTCCGCGAAAAGCAACTCGCCCCAGCAGAGCGAGCCAACGGCGTCGAATGGACCAAAAAACACGTGTCTCGCAAAAAAAACGCGGGCGTGGAGGATCTTGGGGGAACGATAGTTAG
- a CDS encoding response regulator transcription factor yields MIDQPTENATVYDTAMVGAESILLVDDTFVLRERLSMAMQQRGFHVETAGSYDEAVEIFRMRPTDLAVLDLRMPGKSGLELLRKLLQMKPTTRVIILSGFGSIPASIDAVRAGAVNFLSKPADADDILGAFVRGDDPSVPEGALAFPAPSLARNEWEHIHRVLSDCGGNISEAARRLGIHRRSLQRKLRKRAPEDPAMPQLIDDEEE; encoded by the coding sequence ATGATTGATCAGCCCACCGAGAACGCCACCGTTTACGACACGGCGATGGTGGGGGCCGAGAGCATCTTGTTGGTCGATGACACGTTTGTGCTTCGCGAGCGGTTGTCGATGGCGATGCAGCAGCGAGGTTTTCACGTCGAAACGGCGGGTAGTTATGACGAGGCGGTTGAGATTTTCAGGATGCGCCCGACGGATTTAGCCGTCTTGGATTTGCGCATGCCGGGCAAGAGCGGCCTGGAATTGCTGCGAAAACTATTGCAGATGAAGCCGACGACGAGAGTGATCATTTTGTCGGGCTTTGGCAGCATTCCGGCTTCGATCGATGCGGTTCGGGCCGGCGCGGTTAACTTTCTTAGCAAGCCGGCCGACGCGGACGACATTCTGGGGGCTTTTGTCCGCGGCGATGACCCATCGGTCCCCGAAGGTGCTCTGGCGTTTCCGGCTCCCTCATTGGCCCGCAACGAGTGGGAGCATATCCACCGGGTGCTGTCGGATTGCGGGGGCAATATCAGCGAAGCGGCTCGCCGGTTGGGCATTCACCGCCGTAGTTTGCAGCGAAAACTGCGAAAACGGGCTCCCGAAGACCCAGCGATGCCACAGTTGATCGACGATGAAGAAGAGTGA